A window of Verrucomicrobia bacterium CG1_02_43_26 contains these coding sequences:
- a CDS encoding 30S ribosomal protein S9 — MATKQQDTFYWGTGRRKEAIARVRVKPGTGKLLVNNRDLEAYFCTECYSKVATAPLKTVGLEKEIDVIADVQGSGPTGQAGAVALGIARALEKMDETLRGALKKAGHMTRDPRMKERKKAGQPGARKRFQFSKR; from the coding sequence ATGGCTACAAAGCAACAAGATACATTTTATTGGGGAACAGGACGTCGTAAGGAAGCAATCGCTCGCGTACGCGTCAAGCCAGGAACAGGCAAATTGCTTGTTAACAATCGTGACCTGGAAGCTTATTTTTGTACTGAGTGTTATTCAAAGGTAGCAACGGCTCCTTTGAAGACAGTTGGACTGGAGAAGGAAATCGATGTCATAGCAGACGTACAAGGTAGTGGCCCTACGGGTCAAGCCGGTGCGGTTGCATTAGGGATTGCTCGTGCTTTGGAAAAGATGGACGAGACCTTGCGTGGCGCGCTTAAAAAAGCAGGCCATATGACACGTGACCCTCGCATGAAGGAACGTAAAAAGGCTGGTCAACCGGGTGCTCGTAAGCGCTTCCAGTTTTCTAAGCGTTAA
- a CDS encoding 50S ribosomal protein L13: MSTTLAKQDEKKNWYVVDAEGQILGRMAVQIANILRGRHKPTYTPHVDAGDYVIVINADKVRLTGKKQEKKEYMFFTGYRGNEYRLTLDEYQRKHPDMIIQHAVNGMLPKNKLARQMLKKLKIYAGAEHQHEAQNPTILEIK, translated from the coding sequence ATGAGTACCACTTTAGCAAAACAAGACGAAAAAAAGAACTGGTATGTGGTTGATGCCGAGGGGCAGATTTTAGGCCGCATGGCTGTGCAGATCGCGAATATTCTTCGTGGCCGCCATAAGCCAACCTACACACCGCATGTAGATGCCGGAGATTATGTAATTGTCATCAACGCAGACAAAGTGCGTTTGACAGGCAAGAAGCAAGAGAAGAAGGAATATATGTTCTTTACGGGATATCGCGGTAATGAATATCGTCTCACTTTAGATGAGTATCAGCGCAAGCACCCTGATATGATCATCCAACATGCCGTTAATGGAATGTTGCCAAAGAATAAGCTCGCCAGGCAGATGCTCAAGAAATTGAAGATTTACGCGGGTGCGGAGCATCAACATGAGGCACAAAACCCAACTATTTTAGAAATCAAGTAA